From Pedobacter indicus, a single genomic window includes:
- a CDS encoding TolC family protein: protein MTFGKQFIFFAIFILSFTSASQAQETLSLQDALNYALNNSEAVRKAKLDILKGDYQIKEVRAGALPQIDGTATLTNNILAQQFILPAEFMGGEPGEFIAVKAGTTWSSLAQVQLNQQLFNQQVFTGLKAAKSSKDFYLMAAKVAEENLLQQVASNYYQVIITREQLAVIDANIERNNTLEKTVSSQYEVGLARKIDLDRVKVNSSNLKAQKEELLNAVAQQENLLKYYMGMPVTQSIVIPETSLEELEATTANLIAENNFDLNKLSSFLVLKEQEELLGFQKKAIEAEFYPSLSLGANYMYNTQSNDFNLYTKHALNYDMSALTLTLRIPIFDGGARSSRLKQASLDIQKLQEDIKESSNGLQMAYENAKIQINNSLITIETQNQNKILAEEVYHSTKNNYNNGLASLTDLLTAETELVTAQNSYNQALLNYKIAEIELIKSQGNIKSLINE, encoded by the coding sequence ATGACTTTTGGAAAGCAATTTATTTTTTTCGCAATTTTTATACTTTCTTTCACAAGCGCTAGTCAGGCACAAGAAACACTAAGCTTGCAGGATGCTCTTAACTATGCTTTAAACAACAGCGAAGCGGTCAGGAAAGCGAAGTTAGATATCTTAAAAGGTGATTATCAAATAAAAGAGGTTCGCGCAGGAGCCTTGCCTCAAATTGATGGTACCGCTACGTTGACGAATAATATATTAGCCCAGCAGTTTATCCTCCCAGCTGAATTCATGGGTGGCGAGCCGGGTGAATTTATCGCTGTAAAAGCAGGAACGACTTGGAGCTCATTGGCGCAGGTTCAACTAAACCAACAGCTATTTAACCAACAGGTATTTACAGGGTTAAAGGCCGCAAAAAGCTCAAAAGATTTTTACCTGATGGCGGCTAAGGTTGCTGAAGAAAACCTTTTGCAGCAGGTGGCTTCGAATTATTATCAGGTAATTATTACTCGGGAACAACTGGCGGTCATCGATGCCAATATCGAACGCAATAATACGTTGGAAAAGACAGTATCAAGCCAGTATGAAGTTGGCCTGGCCAGAAAAATTGATCTGGACCGCGTGAAAGTGAACAGCAGTAACCTAAAGGCACAAAAAGAGGAGCTGCTGAATGCTGTAGCCCAACAAGAAAACCTTTTGAAATATTATATGGGTATGCCGGTTACCCAAAGTATTGTTATCCCGGAGACAAGCCTTGAAGAACTGGAAGCGACAACCGCTAACCTGATTGCTGAAAACAACTTTGACCTTAATAAGCTTAGTTCATTTTTGGTATTAAAGGAACAGGAAGAACTTTTAGGTTTTCAGAAAAAAGCGATTGAAGCTGAATTTTACCCAAGCCTCTCACTGGGAGCTAACTATATGTATAATACACAAAGCAATGACTTCAATCTCTATACAAAACATGCATTGAATTATGATATGTCAGCGTTAACACTGACATTGAGAATCCCGATTTTTGACGGCGGTGCAAGAAGTTCGAGGTTGAAGCAGGCATCTTTAGATATACAAAAACTTCAGGAAGACATAAAAGAATCTTCCAATGGGCTGCAAATGGCTTATGAAAATGCAAAGATTCAAATCAACAACAGTCTAATCACCATAGAAACCCAGAATCAGAACAAGATTTTAGCAGAGGAAGTTTATCATAGCACAAAAAACAACTATAACAATGGTCTAGCCAGCTTAACCGATCTTTTGACGGCAGAAACAGAATTGGTGACGGCGCAAAACAGCTATAACCAGGCGCTGCTAAATTATAAAATTGCTGAAATAGAATTAATAAAATCTCAAGGAAACATCAAATCTTTAATAAACGAGTAA
- a CDS encoding RagB/SusD family nutrient uptake outer membrane protein, whose product MGSHSKCTMTKVSLLFQIPFGWPQYKLNIPDLENTPPQGGHTDWYVFRLAETYLLRAEAHYWNGNLAAAAQDINAVRIYDQSLPCAMADAPRCYSSKCRRAYQSKQRVFRIRKQCSTT is encoded by the coding sequence ATGGGAAGCCACTCCAAATGTACAATGACAAAGGTCAGCTTATTGTTTCAGATACCATTCGGCTGGCCTCAATACAAACTCAACATACCCGACCTAGAAAACACACCACCGCAAGGTGGGCATACAGATTGGTATGTATTCAGACTGGCAGAAACTTATTTATTACGAGCCGAAGCTCATTATTGGAATGGAAATCTAGCAGCAGCTGCCCAAGACATCAACGCTGTTCGTATATACGATCAGTCCTTACCATGTGCTATGGCCGATGCCCCAAGATGCTATTCGAGCAAATGTAGAAGGGCATATCAATCAAAACAAAGGGTATTCAGGATACGAAAGCAATGTTCCACCACTTGA
- a CDS encoding DUF3817 domain-containing protein, with the protein MKDSTLFRFMQVAFIEGISTVILFFIAMPLKYLADWPLGVKYVGWAHGLLFIAYLVLLISCWYIYKWSFKRLAVFFLASLIPLAPFWVERKLKLELKEEGSLKPSTSVNS; encoded by the coding sequence ATGAAAGATTCAACGCTTTTCCGCTTTATGCAGGTAGCCTTTATTGAAGGTATATCGACAGTTATTTTATTTTTTATCGCAATGCCTCTCAAGTATTTAGCAGATTGGCCTTTGGGGGTAAAGTATGTGGGTTGGGCTCACGGGCTGCTGTTTATAGCATATTTAGTTTTATTGATTAGCTGTTGGTATATTTATAAATGGAGCTTTAAAAGACTTGCTGTATTCTTTTTAGCATCTTTAATTCCTTTAGCACCATTTTGGGTTGAACGGAAATTAAAACTAGAATTGAAAGAAGAGGGATCACTTAAACCCTCAACCTCAGTGAACAGTTAG
- the lpdA gene encoding dihydrolipoyl dehydrogenase encodes MEYDVVIIGSGPGGYVSAIRCGQLGLKTAIIEKYSTFGGTCLNVGCIPSKALLDSSEHFHNAKHRFKEHGIGLKDLSVDVGQMIKRKDEVVQQTTAGISFLFKKNKVTSYQGVGSFVDKNTIKITNEGGKEETIKAKNVIIATGSKPFSLPSIKIDKKRIITSTEALNLKEVPEHLVLIGGGVIGLELGSVYARLGSKVTVLEYADSIIPTMDKGLGKELQKSLKALGFEFLLGHKVTGASVRGKKVTVTAEDKQGKEVKVAGDYCLVAIGRIAYTEGLGLENIGITVDEKGKKVPVNEHLQTSVEGVYAIGDVVKGAMLAHKAEDEGVYVAEYIAGQKPHINYNLIPGVVYTWPEVASVGKTEEELKKDGQKYKAGSFPFKASGRARASMDTEGFVKVLADPDTDEILGVHMIGPRVADMIAEAVVAMEYRASAEDIARICHAHPTYTESFKEAALAATANRAIHM; translated from the coding sequence ATGGAATATGACGTAGTTATAATTGGGAGCGGACCTGGTGGATATGTTAGCGCAATTCGCTGTGGTCAGCTCGGTCTTAAGACCGCAATTATTGAAAAATACAGTACCTTTGGAGGAACCTGTCTAAATGTTGGCTGCATCCCATCAAAAGCACTTCTAGATTCGAGTGAACATTTTCACAATGCAAAGCATCGCTTTAAAGAACATGGAATCGGATTAAAAGACCTATCTGTTGATGTTGGACAGATGATAAAAAGAAAAGACGAAGTTGTACAACAAACCACCGCTGGAATCTCGTTTTTATTCAAGAAGAATAAGGTGACATCCTATCAGGGTGTAGGTTCTTTCGTCGATAAGAACACGATCAAGATTACCAATGAAGGCGGTAAAGAGGAAACAATAAAAGCAAAAAACGTAATTATAGCTACAGGCTCCAAGCCTTTCTCATTACCCTCCATTAAAATTGATAAGAAAAGAATTATCACTTCCACCGAGGCCCTCAATCTGAAGGAGGTTCCAGAACATCTTGTCTTGATAGGCGGTGGGGTAATCGGCCTAGAACTAGGTTCGGTATATGCACGCTTAGGGTCAAAAGTCACCGTTTTGGAGTACGCAGACTCGATCATCCCTACGATGGATAAAGGTCTGGGCAAAGAGTTACAAAAGTCCCTTAAAGCTTTAGGCTTTGAATTTTTACTAGGACATAAGGTAACAGGTGCTAGCGTACGAGGTAAAAAGGTCACTGTAACCGCCGAAGATAAACAAGGCAAAGAGGTAAAAGTAGCTGGTGATTATTGCTTGGTGGCGATCGGTAGAATAGCATATACTGAGGGGTTAGGCCTAGAAAATATAGGCATAACGGTCGATGAAAAGGGTAAGAAAGTTCCAGTTAATGAACACCTTCAAACAAGCGTAGAAGGGGTATATGCAATCGGTGATGTCGTAAAAGGTGCCATGTTGGCTCATAAAGCAGAAGACGAAGGGGTTTATGTTGCTGAATATATTGCTGGTCAAAAACCCCATATCAACTACAACCTTATTCCAGGAGTAGTTTACACATGGCCAGAAGTAGCGAGTGTAGGTAAAACAGAGGAGGAATTAAAGAAGGATGGTCAGAAGTATAAAGCAGGTTCCTTCCCGTTCAAAGCGAGTGGACGTGCGCGCGCCAGCATGGATACTGAGGGCTTTGTTAAAGTCCTCGCTGATCCAGATACCGATGAGATATTAGGTGTTCATATGATTGGACCCCGTGTAGCTGACATGATCGCCGAGGCGGTCGTAGCAATGGAGTACAGAGCTTCCGCTGAGGATATTGCACGTATTTGTCATGCTCACCCAACCTATACAGAATCCTTTAAAGAAGCAGCGCTAGCAGCTACTGCAAACCGAGCGATACATATGTAA
- a CDS encoding efflux RND transporter periplasmic adaptor subunit — MKRGILTIGIIAVVVGLIAWILINNKKENEARTAIVADESGAIVVKTAVAEKQSLQLDFSVNGNFAAKQDLDLLAETNGRVTQLLVDEGDQVRKGQTLIKIDPEYANLDLQQAEAAYQKAKTDMERYQSSYETGGVTRAQLDEVALNLRNTETMVQQAKRRVQDTYIKSPISGVVNRRNVEQGAYVTPTTLLFNIVDISALELNVTVNEAQVANIKTGDQVKITTTTFPDKEFSGVVTFIAPKADAALNYPVKVELVNPEANTVRAGMYATASFDFPDQAPQITIPRSSFVGGVSSNQIYVLGQDTTAQLKDVVAGRIMGEQVEIVSGLKEGETVITSGQINLVNGTKVSPQS, encoded by the coding sequence ATGAAAAGAGGAATATTAACCATAGGTATTATCGCAGTTGTGGTTGGATTAATTGCATGGATACTTATCAATAATAAAAAAGAAAACGAAGCTCGGACCGCGATTGTTGCCGACGAGAGTGGGGCGATCGTTGTAAAGACAGCGGTTGCAGAGAAGCAGAGCTTGCAACTTGATTTCTCTGTGAACGGTAATTTTGCGGCTAAGCAGGATTTAGACTTGCTAGCCGAAACGAACGGTCGTGTAACCCAACTGCTGGTTGATGAAGGTGACCAGGTTCGAAAAGGGCAAACCTTGATTAAAATTGACCCTGAATATGCAAACCTAGACTTACAACAAGCGGAGGCTGCATATCAAAAAGCAAAAACAGACATGGAGCGCTACCAAAGCTCGTATGAAACAGGCGGTGTAACGCGTGCACAACTGGATGAAGTGGCTCTGAACCTCCGAAACACGGAAACAATGGTTCAACAGGCGAAAAGAAGAGTTCAGGATACGTACATTAAATCACCCATATCGGGAGTGGTTAACAGGCGGAATGTCGAACAAGGGGCCTACGTAACGCCTACTACACTACTCTTTAACATTGTTGACATTTCCGCGTTAGAACTCAACGTTACAGTTAATGAAGCGCAAGTTGCCAATATCAAAACGGGTGATCAAGTAAAGATTACAACAACGACTTTTCCGGACAAGGAATTTTCAGGGGTGGTGACTTTCATCGCACCAAAGGCTGATGCAGCACTTAATTACCCTGTTAAAGTAGAGCTAGTTAACCCAGAAGCTAATACAGTGCGTGCGGGCATGTATGCTACAGCCAGTTTTGATTTTCCGGATCAAGCGCCACAGATAACTATTCCGCGCTCGTCCTTTGTCGGTGGAGTAAGCAGCAACCAAATCTATGTTCTCGGACAAGATACTACTGCGCAGCTTAAAGACGTTGTTGCCGGACGTATCATGGGTGAGCAGGTAGAAATTGTAAGTGGATTAAAGGAAGGTGAAACCGTTATTACAAGTGGACAAATTAACCTCGTGAACGGAACAAAAGTTAGTCCGCAGTCATAA
- a CDS encoding plastocyanin/azurin family copper-binding protein — MKKLFLVPAAAVALFLASCGGSNSNTTETATTDESAPATETVASGEALETAVFEIEANDQMKFDKDLFTVKAGQEVQITLKNVGELPKESMGHNFVVLAPGTDVAAFGGEAFKAKDAEYIPATFASSIIAHTKLLGPGESDTITFTIDEPGEYEFVCSFPGHWGTMRGKIVVE; from the coding sequence ATGAAAAAACTATTTTTAGTGCCAGCGGCTGCGGTTGCTTTATTTTTGGCATCATGTGGAGGTAGTAACTCAAATACCACTGAAACTGCAACAACTGATGAGTCAGCTCCAGCAACTGAAACCGTTGCTTCTGGCGAAGCCTTAGAAACTGCTGTATTTGAAATTGAAGCTAATGACCAAATGAAATTTGACAAAGATCTTTTCACTGTCAAAGCCGGTCAGGAAGTTCAAATTACATTAAAAAACGTTGGAGAGTTGCCAAAAGAATCAATGGGGCATAACTTCGTCGTATTAGCGCCAGGAACAGACGTAGCTGCATTCGGTGGTGAGGCTTTCAAAGCGAAAGACGCTGAGTACATTCCTGCTACTTTTGCATCATCAATCATCGCACATACAAAATTATTAGGACCTGGAGAAAGTGATACTATTACTTTTACTATTGACGAACCGGGTGAATACGAGTTTGTTTGTAGCTTCCCTGGTCACTGGGGTACGATGCGTGGTAAAATTGTTGTTGAATAA
- a CDS encoding LTA synthase family protein — protein sequence MSANKTFKTNIYGKVLYLFIILLLVYALLRLGFYWSNRSLFPGVDTSSLLTMMLGGVKFDIAALIYINSLYILTQSIPFTFRYKQLYQNVSKWIFIITNTVGIILNLIDFGYYKFTLKRTTGTIFQQFSNEENMLKLSIDFLVDYWYLLIALVLLVVLLHWLYNHIEIVKPVRFRTAQYLVHSALFVVIVLLSIVGVRGGWRHSTRPITLNNAGDFVERPEQMYIVLNTPFSIIRTLGSVDLKPVEYFTESELSEIYNPIHQPSNTEEFKPLNIVLLIIESLGKEHIGTLNKDLDNGKYKGYTPFLDSLITESYTFTRTFANGRKSIDALPAIISGVPSIKEPYVLSIYSGNKINSLPSILKGKGYETAFFHGAPNGSMGFSAYAKLAGFDHYFGKNEYNNNKDFDGIWGIWDEPFLQYVANETGTLKEPFLSAFFSLSSHHPFQVPDQYAGKFPKGNLPVQEVIGYTDLALRKFFETAKEQSWYDRTLFVLCADHATVSYYPEYQTPLGAYSIPIVFYYPGGELKGMSDKLVQQIDIMPTVLNFLNYEKPYFAFGFDAFSSDTTNFVVNNNGSAFSFIQGDYLLIGDIDHSTGLFNIKQDPLLKNNLIRKHKGTQDSLQRHLQAFIQQYNNRMINNNLTVH from the coding sequence ATGTCGGCAAACAAAACTTTTAAAACGAATATTTACGGTAAGGTTCTGTACCTTTTTATTATTCTCCTTTTGGTATATGCACTCTTGCGATTAGGGTTTTATTGGTCAAATCGGTCGTTATTTCCGGGTGTAGACACATCCAGCTTGCTAACGATGATGCTTGGCGGCGTCAAATTCGATATTGCAGCACTGATCTATATTAATTCGCTCTATATTTTAACGCAGAGTATTCCATTTACATTTCGCTACAAACAATTGTACCAGAACGTAAGTAAATGGATATTCATCATTACAAATACGGTCGGTATTATATTGAACCTGATCGACTTTGGTTATTATAAATTCACGTTAAAAAGAACGACAGGAACCATATTTCAGCAGTTTTCAAATGAAGAGAATATGCTCAAGCTATCAATTGATTTTCTCGTTGATTATTGGTATTTGCTAATTGCTCTAGTATTACTCGTCGTTTTGCTCCACTGGCTGTACAATCATATAGAGATCGTGAAGCCAGTCAGGTTCCGAACTGCTCAGTACCTTGTTCACAGCGCTCTTTTTGTTGTCATCGTTCTTTTAAGCATAGTAGGTGTCAGAGGCGGGTGGCGACACAGCACGCGGCCAATTACCCTGAATAATGCAGGTGATTTTGTTGAAAGACCGGAACAAATGTATATCGTTCTTAACACACCATTTTCTATCATCAGGACTTTGGGCTCGGTAGACCTCAAGCCGGTTGAATATTTCACTGAGTCCGAGCTTTCAGAAATATACAATCCTATCCATCAACCAAGCAATACAGAGGAGTTTAAGCCCCTAAATATTGTGTTATTGATTATAGAAAGCTTAGGGAAGGAACATATTGGTACCTTGAATAAAGATTTAGATAATGGCAAATACAAGGGTTACACGCCATTTCTGGATTCACTGATTACCGAGAGCTATACATTTACCAGAACGTTCGCTAATGGTCGTAAATCAATAGACGCCCTACCGGCTATTATTTCAGGGGTTCCGAGTATCAAAGAACCTTATGTTTTGTCTATTTATTCGGGTAATAAGATAAATAGTTTGCCCAGTATATTGAAAGGAAAAGGGTATGAGACTGCATTTTTCCATGGAGCTCCGAACGGATCAATGGGCTTTTCAGCTTATGCCAAGTTAGCTGGATTTGATCATTATTTTGGAAAAAATGAATATAATAATAACAAGGACTTCGATGGTATTTGGGGAATATGGGATGAACCTTTCCTCCAATACGTTGCCAATGAAACTGGGACATTGAAAGAACCGTTTTTGTCTGCATTTTTCTCATTGTCTTCCCATCATCCGTTTCAAGTGCCAGATCAATATGCAGGGAAATTCCCAAAGGGGAACCTTCCTGTTCAAGAAGTCATCGGTTATACTGATTTAGCGCTCCGGAAGTTCTTCGAAACAGCAAAAGAGCAATCTTGGTATGATCGTACATTATTTGTTCTTTGTGCCGATCATGCAACGGTATCCTATTATCCCGAATACCAAACACCGCTTGGGGCATATTCGATACCTATTGTATTTTACTATCCGGGTGGTGAGCTGAAAGGAATGTCAGATAAGTTAGTTCAGCAGATCGATATAATGCCTACTGTATTGAACTTTTTAAACTACGAGAAGCCATACTTCGCATTCGGTTTTGATGCTTTTTCAAGTGACACAACCAACTTCGTTGTCAATAACAACGGTAGTGCTTTTAGCTTTATTCAGGGGGACTATCTTTTAATCGGTGATATAGATCACAGCACCGGCTTGTTCAACATTAAGCAGGATCCTTTATTGAAAAACAATCTGATTAGGAAACATAAAGGGACACAAGACTCACTTCAAAGACATCTGCAAGCCTTTATTCAACAGTACAATAACCGCATGATTAATAATAATCTAACTGTTCACTGA
- a CDS encoding efflux RND transporter permease subunit, whose protein sequence is MKISEVSIKRPSLVIVVFTALSLMGILSYFSLNYEMLPKFTPEVVSISTVYPGASPNEVENTVTKEIEDAVASMENVKKIDATSFESLSLVIITLNSGTDVDLALNDAQRKINAILADLPDDVDAPSLAKFSFDDLPIVTLSATSNMADAEFYDLIDKTIQPILSQVPGVAQVNLIGGQEREIQVNLNASKLEAYGISPLQIQQIILSSNLDFPTGSIKTTEQDILVRLAGKFKDVDELRNLVVTTTADGAQIRVKDLADVQDTQKDVEKLSRVDRRASIAIQILKTSDANAVAVSQEVRAILGQLETEHASAGLSLEVANDSSLYTLESANAVVFDLILAIILVAIIMLLFLHSFRNAVIVMVAIPVSLISTFIGMLLFGFTLNLMSLLGLSLVVGILVDDAIVVIENIYRHMEMGKNKVRASIDGAKEIGFTVVSITLVIVVVFLPISLSTGMVSSILREFCVVVIISTLLSLLVSFTIVPLLTSRFGKLEKITSEKISGRFILGFERLLKRFTNWITNILEWCLGHKAITLVVVTLLLFGSFGLVIAGFIGGEFFAQSDRGEFLVQLELPKDASIEQTNQVALKTEEFLSTKPEITSMITMVGQSSDGMMGTLATPYKAEITVKLIDKSERDPSDVYAAKIKKELADILVGVKIKTVPVSIMGTAEQAPIELIVTGSNLDSIMDYAEKARDILADIPGSTGTKLSVEGGNPEVEVVVNRDKMSSLGLDLQTVGATMQTAFNGNTDGKFRQGEYEYDINIRFDDYDRRNVNDVSNLLFANNQGQLIKLSQFADVKEGSGPTQLERRDKSTSVKVQGQTVGRPAGSIAADFETELEKIHKPLGVNYIWSGDMENQSEGFGTLGIALLIAVVMVYFIMVALYDSFVYPFVVMFSIPLSIIGALLALALTNNSLNIFTILGLIMLIGLVAKNAILLVDFTNHMKAEGQTTKQALINANHARLRPILMTTIAMVFGMLPIALASGAGAEWKNGLAWVIIGGLVSSLFLTLVVVPVVYMLFDTILHKLGLDKEGLPIDELMVEEYEHKELKPEYEH, encoded by the coding sequence ATGAAAATATCAGAAGTCTCCATAAAAAGGCCGTCACTCGTTATCGTTGTATTCACTGCACTCAGTTTAATGGGTATTTTGAGTTACTTTTCATTGAATTATGAGATGTTACCGAAATTCACGCCCGAGGTAGTTTCTATATCGACTGTCTACCCGGGAGCCTCTCCTAACGAAGTAGAAAACACGGTTACCAAAGAAATTGAAGATGCTGTAGCATCGATGGAAAATGTAAAAAAGATTGACGCAACCTCATTTGAGAGTCTTTCTTTGGTAATTATCACATTGAACAGTGGAACGGATGTCGATCTGGCACTGAATGATGCGCAGAGAAAAATCAATGCGATACTCGCAGACTTGCCTGATGATGTGGATGCCCCTTCATTGGCTAAGTTTTCGTTTGATGACTTGCCAATCGTGACACTTTCGGCAACCTCTAATATGGCGGATGCTGAGTTCTATGATCTTATTGACAAAACCATACAACCGATATTATCGCAGGTACCGGGGGTGGCGCAGGTCAATCTAATCGGGGGGCAGGAAAGAGAAATACAGGTAAATTTAAATGCGAGCAAGTTAGAAGCTTATGGTATCTCGCCGTTGCAAATTCAACAGATTATCCTTTCTTCTAATCTTGACTTCCCAACGGGTAGTATCAAAACTACTGAACAGGATATTTTGGTGCGTTTGGCCGGGAAGTTTAAAGATGTAGATGAACTTCGCAACCTAGTTGTCACCACGACTGCAGACGGGGCTCAGATACGGGTTAAAGACCTTGCTGATGTTCAGGACACGCAAAAAGATGTTGAAAAATTATCTAGGGTTGATCGTCGTGCCTCAATTGCGATCCAAATTCTAAAAACTTCAGACGCTAACGCGGTAGCCGTGAGTCAGGAGGTACGTGCGATTCTGGGACAATTGGAAACCGAGCATGCATCTGCCGGATTATCGCTGGAAGTTGCGAATGACAGCTCGCTTTATACCTTGGAATCAGCTAATGCTGTGGTATTTGACCTGATTCTTGCGATCATTTTGGTAGCAATAATCATGCTCCTCTTTTTGCATAGCTTTAGGAATGCAGTCATTGTTATGGTTGCTATACCGGTTTCTTTGATCTCTACCTTTATCGGTATGTTGCTTTTCGGCTTTACGCTGAACCTGATGTCCCTTTTGGGCTTATCGCTTGTCGTGGGTATTCTGGTCGATGATGCCATTGTGGTAATCGAGAATATTTACCGACATATGGAAATGGGAAAGAATAAAGTCAGAGCTTCTATAGACGGTGCTAAAGAGATCGGCTTCACGGTGGTTTCGATTACATTAGTAATTGTCGTGGTGTTTCTGCCAATTTCCTTGAGTACAGGTATGGTGTCCAGTATTCTACGTGAATTCTGTGTGGTGGTTATTATTTCAACGCTACTAAGTTTACTGGTCTCGTTTACAATCGTTCCGCTATTAACATCGCGCTTCGGTAAACTGGAAAAAATTACATCCGAGAAAATTAGTGGTCGTTTTATCCTGGGTTTTGAAAGGCTATTGAAGCGATTTACCAATTGGATCACCAATATTTTGGAATGGTGTTTAGGCCATAAGGCGATTACTTTAGTCGTTGTTACTTTACTGCTTTTCGGCTCTTTTGGATTGGTAATCGCCGGCTTTATTGGAGGGGAGTTCTTTGCACAAAGTGATCGTGGGGAGTTCTTAGTTCAATTGGAATTGCCAAAAGATGCGTCTATCGAGCAAACAAACCAAGTGGCTCTGAAAACAGAAGAGTTTTTGTCAACGAAACCGGAAATCACATCGATGATCACGATGGTCGGTCAATCGAGCGATGGGATGATGGGAACACTTGCTACTCCTTATAAAGCAGAGATTACGGTCAAATTGATTGATAAGAGTGAACGTGACCCTTCCGATGTTTATGCTGCTAAAATCAAGAAAGAGCTTGCCGATATTTTGGTTGGCGTAAAAATTAAAACCGTGCCTGTCAGTATTATGGGAACTGCAGAACAGGCGCCAATTGAACTTATTGTAACGGGTTCCAACTTAGATAGTATCATGGATTATGCAGAAAAGGCGCGTGATATTTTGGCAGACATACCTGGGTCGACGGGAACGAAACTTTCCGTTGAAGGAGGAAACCCAGAAGTTGAGGTAGTCGTGAACCGTGACAAGATGTCGTCATTAGGTTTGGATCTCCAAACGGTAGGTGCAACGATGCAAACGGCGTTTAATGGAAACACTGACGGTAAATTCCGTCAGGGTGAATATGAATACGATATCAATATTCGATTTGATGACTATGATCGGCGAAATGTAAATGATGTAAGTAATTTACTGTTTGCTAATAATCAGGGGCAGTTGATTAAACTATCCCAATTTGCAGATGTAAAAGAAGGTTCGGGACCTACGCAATTGGAACGACGGGATAAGAGCACTTCGGTGAAAGTACAAGGACAAACGGTAGGCCGACCAGCCGGAAGTATAGCGGCTGACTTTGAAACAGAGCTAGAGAAGATACATAAACCTTTAGGTGTAAATTATATCTGGAGTGGTGATATGGAAAATCAATCTGAGGGCTTCGGAACATTGGGTATTGCTTTACTGATTGCAGTCGTTATGGTTTACTTTATTATGGTAGCCTTGTACGACAGTTTTGTATACCCTTTTGTGGTGATGTTCTCGATTCCTTTATCGATTATTGGGGCGTTATTGGCGTTGGCATTGACCAACAACAGCTTGAATATCTTTACTATTCTTGGACTCATTATGTTGATTGGGTTGGTGGCTAAAAACGCTATTCTATTGGTTGACTTTACGAATCACATGAAAGCGGAAGGACAAACTACCAAACAGGCTCTTATCAATGCGAACCACGCACGTCTCCGCCCGATTCTAATGACCACGATCGCCATGGTCTTTGGTATGTTGCCGATCGCCTTAGCATCTGGCGCCGGAGCCGAATGGAAAAACGGCTTGGCATGGGTAATTATTGGGGGCTTGGTTAGTTCCTTATTCTTGACTTTGGTGGTTGTGCCGGTGGTGTATATGTTATTTGACACCATCCTACATAAGCTGGGACTGGACAAAGAAGGCTTACCGATAGATGAGCTGATGGTGGAAGAGTATGAGCATAAAGAGCTGAAGCCTGAATACGAACACTAG
- a CDS encoding acyl-CoA thioesterase → MNFYTRKWVKPEDLNPNGTLFGGTLLRWIDEEAVIYAIIQLGNPRVVTKYISEINFVSSARQGDIVELGITATHFGRTSITLTCEVRNKITKKSILTIDQLVFVNVDENGTPVPHGKTEITYAYR, encoded by the coding sequence ATGAATTTTTACACACGTAAGTGGGTTAAACCCGAAGATCTGAATCCTAACGGCACCTTGTTTGGTGGAACATTATTACGATGGATAGATGAAGAAGCGGTAATTTACGCTATAATTCAACTTGGTAATCCAAGGGTTGTTACCAAATATATATCGGAAATCAATTTCGTAAGTTCAGCCCGGCAAGGCGATATTGTTGAACTGGGGATAACTGCAACACATTTCGGGCGGACATCAATTACCTTGACTTGTGAAGTACGGAACAAAATAACTAAAAAGAGCATCCTTACAATCGACCAGCTCGTTTTTGTAAATGTAGATGAAAATGGAACTCCCGTTCCCCATGGTAAAACCGAAATTACTTACGCCTACCGATAG